DNA from Clostridia bacterium:
ACGAACAGAAAAAATTTGCCGCTTCGATAGAAGTATTAAAAGGATACGGCGCATAAATATAAAAGCGGTATGTGCTGCCCTCAGGCAATGCATACCGCTTGTTATTATCGCTCTTTCGGCATAAACAGCCGCGTCATATCGTTCCCCTCAAGCCGCAAAAGCGCGGCCTTTCTAAAAAGGCCTCCGGCATATCCCGTAAGGCTTCCGTTCGAGCCTACGACGCGGTGGCAAGGCACGATTATCGAAACGGGATTTTTTCCAACTGCGCCGCCTGCGGCCTGCGCCGACATTCGCAGCGCGCCCATGCGCTCCCTTGCGGCTTCGGCCACGTTTTTATACGTCTTTGTGCGTCCGTAGGGTATGCCGAGAAGCGTCTCCCATACAGTCATTTGAAACGGGCT
Protein-coding regions in this window:
- a CDS encoding methylated-DNA--[protein]-cysteine S-methyltransferase, encoding MQYIYYYDSPLGGITLRSDGEALTGLWFDEELGIAEEMKTGVLKKLPVFLETGKWLDIYFQGREPDFTPKLCLKGSPFQMTVWETLLGIPYGRTKTYKNVAEAARERMGALRMSAQAAGGAVGKNPVSIIVPCHRVVGSNGSLTGYAGGLFRKAALLRLEGNDMTRLFMPKER